The sequence below is a genomic window from Gossypium hirsutum isolate 1008001.06 chromosome A11, Gossypium_hirsutum_v2.1, whole genome shotgun sequence.
AATGAGATGTGTTGAGTTATTAGTTTTTGGCAAGTTTGAGGCAAATGATGCAAAAATTGGAGGAAACTATTTTTATAGTTGTGACATCCCCATGTTGGTGTTGCGATATTAAGTACTTTGTCTTTAAGGTCGCGACATTCTTCTGTTGAAGTTGCGATGTCAAGTTCCTGTTTTCAAGGTCGCGACTCACTTTAGTTGAAGTTGTGACATCATGTTTTTCCCTCAGTGTTGCGACGTTTATTCTTGTATGTTGCGACAACACTCATGTGTTATTTtcctttacattttagtccctcgtTTGTTACCGTAATTTCATgaaagctttcataagctcgctTATAACctatatttgaataaataatgtgttttaaaagttttagaatttaattGCTTATAGTTGCTTCGGCAATGAATGTAGCATCTCACATCTTGGATCTAATGATTGGGTCGGGAGTAGGGTATTACACTTTTCAAGATGAGAGAGCATGTTTTCTAATCCAAATAAGGCTTCTGGAAGTAAAATTTGGGACGAGGTTAGAGAGAAAATGTgcaaagtattgtggcataaactaATTTGGTTCCCATTACATATCCCAAAACATGTAGTCGTTACCTGGATGGTCATGTTGGGAAGAATTGGGACAAAAGACAAGCTTGTTCAGTTGGGTATTATCAATGATGGGTAGTGAAAGTTATGTAACAGTGAGTTAGAGACCAAGAATCGTCTTTTCTTTAAATGCTCATATTTCAAAAGGCAAATGGAAATTTATTCTTGGATTATGCAGGATTGGCAAAGGGAGTAAGTATGTTTACTTGATTTGGGAAGAACGTAATAAAAGACAATTTAAGGGGCAGCATATAGAAATGAGAGTGAGATCTTGAATTCAACAATTCGACTTAGTGATAAAAACATTGATAAAGTTAATGtagttaattttcaatttaaaatatacTAGTCTGCTTTCAGAAGTTTTAATGTAGCAGAATTCTGGTTCTTTGAATAATAAAATCACCATTTATCCAAAAGAAAAAGGGATGGGGTTGAATGAAAAAAGGTAGACTAAAACCCAGAATGATCGCATCATTATGAGATGATTTTCTCATCATCATATATATTTACCTAATGGAGTCAAGTGGgtcatattaatttatttaaatcaaatatgaACATCAAATTAGTCTTCCCCACCACGAGTCTCCcactttttccccaaatttccaaTCATCCATTGATATTTATGACccctttttcaaaattttgtctTTTCAAAGCATGTCAAATTGGCATTGGCCAATGTGGTTAgatatacatattattatatctattaaCATAAGATAAAAGCATCGTTAGAGAAAGATGCCTTGAGGAGAAAAAGTTTAGATGCTTAGGGCTGTACAGCTTAAGATTTTTGAAAAGACTATCATGATACCGACACAGATACTTCTTCCAAACAAAGTCTTCAAAACACAGGCAGATATatcattaatatattattcaCTCTGAAATAataaactatatattttttatatttaaaaataatattattaatttttttagtatttaattcaagttttaaagtTTGAGTggatgaaaattattttattaatattattatgtttgaattttcgTAATTTTGTTAGTAGAATAAATTTTGGTGTCGATTgtgaatttgttaaattttgtgtttaatataTTAGATACAGCTCGATGGTTgtgattttatttttcaaaatttaagattgatttaataaaatttaattattaatattattagtaaaattatgaatttaaaatctagataaaatactaaaaaaattaatattgttatttgcatataccaaaatatataacttttatcaaattcagatATCAAAATATTGTATTAAACTTAACCAAGAGAAAAATAACAAGGTTTTTAGAACCGGATTAATGGTTGAATCGATGAAATCACCAATTCATTAATTCGagtaatttgatcaattaaattaaaaaaattataaaaataaaaacattatttaaaatatgattcaATCGGTACTGATTTTAATCAAAATTCCAATTGGATGGGattaataaaattaagtaaaGCAGAGGGGTATTTCCCTTTGGTTGCGTGTTGAAAGAGTTGTCATCTTTCCCTTTCACCAAGCCTTTTTAGGCAATGCCATGCCCTTGTGAACTTAGCGCAATTATTCAATGaccaattttatataattattcttTTTGAGGAGAATTGTTCAGTTTTATTGCTATAGTTTGACTCCAATTGTCTCTTTGGTCAAGTCAGCCATCTTTTACGAGTTAACTTTTATTGCATTTAATATAAGCAGGCCTCTTTTATTGATTATTTCCCTTCAAGTATGAAGCACTGAAAATTAACAAGAAAATCTATTATTGattataataaaagtaaaagggGTGGTGAATTCAAGATCATGGTAATCTTCTTCTTAATTGGGTCACCTAACCTAACGGAAATATCCCTTAAATTCTACATTGACTATGCCTACTTTTCTAGATTACCTTTTTTTACTCCTCATCTAAGGCCGTAAATTAGCTGGAGTTATTTCATCTCTAACATTAACTTACGCCATTTCACCTTTCTAACCACATTTATGAGGTCCAATCatattttctcttttaaaaaGAAATCTGATTATATACAGGTTTCTCTAtgattttgtaacttttttttttttttgggttaaggCGTTGACACCTAACCCTAAAGTTggaaatttaatagaaaaaaggaACTagggaaattgaatagaaatttttaattggtaatataattttcatatatatttttgtatttgagTTGAACacttatttttaatgtgttatttgtgttttttttttcaatttggtacctatatTTGATAAAGTTGTACGTTTTAGTATCTAAAGGcaacaatattaattttttagtgtttgattcagattttaaaaatcaattaattttcattaaattagccttaaaacttgaattaaatcaCATCCATCGGActgtatttaacaaattaaacacaaaattgaACGAATTCACAATTGACaccaaatttattttataaaatcatgaaaaattcaaatataataatattagcaattaactttcattaaATCAGTCTTAAATTAAAcccaaataaaatactaaaaagttAATATTGTTACTTTaggtatcaaaatatataactttcgTCAAACACATGTaccaaatttgataaaaaaaaattaacacatgtACCTTATTAAAAATAAAGTCAAACCATATATTAAGCCAAACTATAACTACATCCTTTTTAATGAAACAATAAACCACTAACCACAGTAGTAATTAAGCTTGATCGTTAAGATTAAAGTTGTTAATAATTGTGTCATCTCTTGATAAGATTAAAATCATAAGCTAGAAGTTGTTAATAACTGTACGATTTCACTGGTTATCGTAATTCACTTGCTATCAACCTCAAATACTTTTCCTCGAAAGATaataaattgagaagaaaaagCTCGACAAaagttggaaaaaaaaaatagaaggtaAAATTATCCTCAATCTAATTAATATTAAGGCAGGCATTGGTCTTTTTCCAAATCTGTTCTAAAAACCATGATGTGTTTTAGTTGTTGCTTAAAAAAGAAGCAAGGAAGTGGCTGAGGAAGGCAAGTACGTACGTATAGCTGAGGaacaatttaatccatttgatTTAATCATCATCTTAATTTGCAGGGTCCACCAATAATTCCATGGGGGAGAGAGGGTCAAATTATGGAGATGGGTAGCCAATCATAAATAAACGTTATGTTGCAATATAAATTTAGATTATCTTAGATTCTGAAGGTAGAAGGACACTAAGAAAAATCCTGGTCTTCTGTTCTGGCACTTTCTATTGCTTCAATATTTTATGCTTAAAGTTTcaacctttattattttttagaaaaaaatttctcctTTTTGAATCCTGGGGGACATTGTTTCTCCTCTAAGTCAGTTTTCCTCTGCCATTACAGTCTCCCTCTtcttgtgtgtatatataaaatCACTCTCATTATTATTGTCAAGTGAGCAGAAAAGAGTAGCTAACTTTCAAACTTGTCTCATCAACACATAGAAACATGGGGAGAGCTCCTTGCTGTGACAAAGCTAACGTGAAGAAAGGTCCATGGTCGCCGGAGGAAGATGCCAAACTCAAGGCTTATATAGAGGAAAACGGCACCGGTGGCAACTGGATTGCCTTGCCTCAGAAGATAGGTTAGTAATTAGCAATCAATTGCTCAACTTCAGTTTTATATATTAAAccttcaaaatatatatatatatagtctaAATTGATCTCTTTGTTTCCAGGGCTTAAGAGATGTGGCAAGAGTTGTAGGCTCAGATGGTTGAATTATCTTCGACCCAACATTAAGCATGGAGCGTTCTCTGAGGAAGAAGATAACATAATTTGCAGCCTTTACATAAACATTGGTAGCAGGTAATTAGCTTTATATGGTTAAAGACCTTTCTTGGAATTTGAGCAATTGAAAACTTCAATTACATATATGCTTTCTTTGAATGCGCAGATGGTCTATAATTGCAGCACAATTGCCTGGAAGAACTGACAATGACATCAAGAACTACTGGAACACGAGGCTTAAAAAGAAACTCCTGGGCAAGCAGCGAAAAGAGCAACAAGCTCGGAGAGCTAGCTGGCTCACCGTTAAGCAAGaaatgaagagagaaagtggGGATTATATGCTTCCTGGAATGGTGAGCCAACCCCCATACTGGCCACAGCAACCACCAGTCATACCTTTTACAACCACCACAAATCAAGATCCTCCTCTTCCTAAAGACCAAGAATCCATCAAGAATTTGCTTACCAAACTAGGAGGAAGATTCTCAGATGATCATCACCCACAATCAAGCACAAGCACTCCAATCCCCAATCCCATGAATTCTTCTCGGTACCCTCTTGATGTTTCTTTCGCTCAAGATCAACTATATGAGAATTCCATGAACAACACGGTTTCACCTGCATCTTCCATTAGTCCAATAAACAGCACTTGTTCTCAAGTGACAAATAGTACCCACTTTAACACCAACGAAGCCGCTGTTCCTAATGATATGTTCCAAGGG
It includes:
- the LOC107898980 gene encoding transcription factor RAX3 translates to MGRAPCCDKANVKKGPWSPEEDAKLKAYIEENGTGGNWIALPQKIGLKRCGKSCRLRWLNYLRPNIKHGAFSEEEDNIICSLYINIGSRWSIIAAQLPGRTDNDIKNYWNTRLKKKLLGKQRKEQQARRASWLTVKQEMKRESGDYMLPGMVSQPPYWPQQPPVIPFTTTTNQDPPLPKDQESIKNLLTKLGGRFSDDHHPQSSTSTPIPNPMNSSRYPLDVSFAQDQLYENSMNNTVSPASSISPINSTCSQVTNSTHFNTNEAAVPNDMFQGLDGFTDELRELIYSNNQQIMNGLEGFYGTDNMVDGSSTTGSSSVESSSWGDIYSLGFPQLVTGFEPCQQNMPQASTYGEQYCTWAV